Part of the Micromonospora rhizosphaerae genome is shown below.
CAGCGCCCAAGCCACCGTGTTCGGGATGTGGTAGTCGCCGACGCTGACCGCGTCCGGGTCGCCGTACGCGATCCGCACCACCTCGGCGGCGGTCCACGGGCCGATGCCGGCGATGGCGGTCAGCCGGCGGGTGGCCTCGGCGGCGTCCACGCAGCGTTCCAGCCGGTCCGCGGCGGCGGCCGCGCGGCGCAGCGTCTCGGCCCGCCGCTGCTCCACGCCGAACGGGTGGAAGACCCAGTACGGCGTGACGGCCACCGCGGCCGGCTCGGGCGGCAGCAGCAGCGGCGGCAACGGCCCCGGCGCCGGCTCCCGGAAGTGTCTGACCGTCGCCGCGTACGCCCGGTAGGCCTCCTTGCCGGTGACCTTCTGCTCGAAGACCGCCCGGAGCAGCCGAGGGAAGATCTGCCCGGTGGCCGGCATCCGCAGCCCGCGGTGCTGGGCGGCCAGCCGGGCCACCACCGGGTGCGCGGTGGCGAGGTCGGCGAACCCGGTCAGGTCGTCGCGCAGGCCGGCCACCGCGTCCGCCCGCTCCACCACCCAGTCGGCCCCGGGGCCGTAGCCCTCGGCGACCAGCTCACCACCCGCCGGGCGGAGGGCGAGGGTGGCCGGCCCGGCCGGGGTGCGGGTGGCCCACCAGAACGTGCCCGCGGCGAGCCGGGCGCACGGGTCGTACGGGCTGAAGGTGAGTGCCCGGACCGAGGCGGC
Proteins encoded:
- a CDS encoding DNA-3-methyladenine glycosylase family protein, translated to MTPSGPAASRTLHPPADYRLAASVRALTFSPYDPCARLAAGTFWWATRTPAGPATLALRPAGGELVAEGYGPGADWVVERADAVAGLRDDLTGFADLATAHPVVARLAAQHRGLRMPATGQIFPRLLRAVFEQKVTGKEAYRAYAATVRHFREPAPGPLPPLLLPPEPAAVAVTPYWVFHPFGVEQRRAETLRRAAAAADRLERCVDAAEATRRLTAIAGIGPWTAAEVVRIAYGDPDAVSVGDYHIPNTVAWALAGEPRGDDARMLALLEPFRGHRGRVCVLLEAAGIQAPRYGPRAPIRSFARF